One genomic region from Sphingobacterium multivorum encodes:
- the ligD gene encoding DNA ligase D, producing the protein MGLSKYREKRSEEKTPEPFGGQPSGTELRFVVQKHDASHLHYDFRLEMDGVLKSWAVPKGPSMDPNIKRLAMMVEDHPYDYRDFEGVIPKGQYGGGTVIVWDEGTYEPAESGIKEVAKQEKDLLHQLYSGKLKFKLNGQKLKGEFALVKAHGRGDNGWLLMKLDDKYASEKDITTKDKSVISGKTIPQMEKSPDQVYGEHIIKKDSTVKDKRTTRKKASELITEQLEAVPTATSKKKTNIQALLKNAPKQRFYSHIEPMLATLVDKPFDDEGWIYEVKWDGYRAVAFMNKGEVELKSRNDKSFNEKFYPIYDQLKELKLDAILDGEVVVLGGNGTANFGSLQNWRSEADGDLVYYVFDILWYQGQDLKDLTLLERKAILKEIIPKGNSILVSEHFETSGIHFLEEAKKLGLEGIMAKRKDSTYHIHYRSKDWLKIKANKRQEVVIGGYTLNDDSSKQFSSLLVGVYEGKKLIYTGKVGTGFNVKLQKEMMKLFKPLVINKAPFSEEPDVNKPSRFRPNPPHATVTWLKPELVCEVNFAELTSDGIMRHPSFDGIREDKSAKKVILEEETPTEKMVDDMEDKIVTPRVKGPRKTLLNPTDKTQVRKVNGHELKFTNLDKVFWPKEGITKRDLINYYYQAAPFILPYLKDRPQSMNRFPNGIEGEGFYFKNVTDTAPEWAETYLYHSETDEKDRHYLVGKDEATLLYMANLGCIEMNPWSSTVKKPENPSFCIIDLDPDKNSFDQVVEAAQVTKSILDDMGATSYCKTSGSTGLHIYIPLGGKYTYEQSKEFARVIVTLVHNELPKFTSLERSIKDRKGKMYLDFLQNRPHATIAAAYSVRPKPGATVSMPLHWDEVKKGLKISDFHILNAIERMQSEGDIFKPVLGKGINLKSIVDKYYK; encoded by the coding sequence ATGGGACTATCGAAATATCGTGAAAAGCGTTCTGAAGAGAAAACCCCAGAACCGTTTGGGGGACAGCCAAGTGGGACTGAACTACGCTTTGTTGTGCAGAAACATGATGCCTCTCATTTACATTACGACTTTCGTCTTGAAATGGATGGTGTTCTGAAAAGCTGGGCGGTGCCAAAAGGACCTTCTATGGATCCTAATATTAAGCGCCTCGCTATGATGGTAGAAGATCATCCCTATGATTACCGAGACTTTGAAGGCGTGATCCCCAAAGGTCAATACGGTGGCGGTACCGTGATCGTCTGGGATGAAGGAACGTATGAGCCAGCTGAAAGTGGCATTAAGGAAGTAGCTAAACAAGAAAAGGACCTGTTGCATCAGCTCTATTCCGGCAAGCTTAAATTTAAGCTCAATGGTCAAAAGCTAAAAGGAGAGTTCGCTCTTGTTAAAGCCCACGGGCGTGGAGATAACGGATGGCTACTTATGAAACTTGACGATAAATATGCCAGTGAGAAAGATATCACAACAAAAGATAAATCAGTGATCTCAGGCAAGACCATTCCGCAGATGGAAAAATCACCCGATCAGGTTTATGGTGAACATATTATCAAAAAAGACAGTACGGTAAAAGATAAGCGCACGACAAGAAAGAAAGCATCCGAGCTAATCACTGAGCAGCTTGAAGCTGTTCCTACTGCGACTTCCAAAAAGAAAACGAATATTCAGGCACTTTTAAAAAATGCGCCAAAACAAAGGTTCTATTCCCATATTGAGCCTATGCTCGCTACCTTGGTCGATAAACCCTTTGATGATGAGGGCTGGATCTATGAAGTCAAGTGGGATGGGTACCGCGCAGTAGCTTTTATGAATAAAGGCGAGGTGGAACTAAAATCCCGTAATGACAAGAGCTTCAATGAAAAATTCTATCCCATCTATGATCAATTGAAGGAGCTGAAATTAGATGCCATCTTGGATGGGGAAGTCGTCGTTTTAGGTGGAAACGGCACGGCCAACTTTGGCTCGCTCCAAAATTGGCGGAGTGAAGCGGATGGCGATTTGGTATATTACGTTTTTGATATCCTTTGGTATCAGGGGCAGGACCTGAAAGACCTGACATTGCTCGAGCGTAAGGCAATTTTAAAAGAAATCATTCCCAAAGGCAACAGCATCCTGGTCAGTGAACATTTTGAAACTTCCGGAATACATTTTCTGGAGGAAGCTAAAAAGCTTGGTTTAGAAGGGATTATGGCGAAGCGTAAAGATAGCACCTATCATATCCATTATCGTTCTAAGGACTGGCTTAAAATTAAAGCAAACAAAAGACAGGAAGTCGTCATAGGCGGGTATACACTGAATGATGATTCAAGTAAGCAGTTTAGTAGCCTTCTTGTAGGCGTCTACGAAGGAAAAAAATTGATCTACACCGGAAAAGTCGGTACTGGCTTTAATGTTAAGCTTCAAAAAGAAATGATGAAGCTATTTAAACCGCTTGTTATTAACAAAGCACCTTTTTCTGAAGAGCCCGACGTCAATAAGCCCTCGCGTTTCAGGCCAAATCCGCCACATGCTACCGTGACATGGCTTAAACCGGAACTCGTCTGTGAGGTGAACTTTGCGGAATTAACCAGCGACGGTATTATGCGGCATCCTTCGTTTGACGGAATACGGGAAGATAAAAGTGCCAAAAAAGTAATTCTTGAGGAGGAAACTCCTACAGAAAAAATGGTAGACGATATGGAAGATAAAATTGTTACACCCAGAGTAAAAGGACCGCGGAAAACACTATTAAATCCGACAGATAAAACCCAGGTCAGAAAGGTAAATGGCCATGAACTAAAGTTTACCAATTTAGATAAGGTGTTTTGGCCAAAAGAAGGAATAACCAAAAGAGACCTCATCAATTATTACTATCAGGCTGCTCCATTTATATTGCCCTATCTTAAGGATAGGCCGCAGAGTATGAACCGTTTTCCGAACGGCATTGAAGGCGAAGGTTTTTATTTTAAGAACGTGACTGATACGGCACCGGAATGGGCAGAGACCTATCTCTACCACAGTGAAACGGATGAAAAGGACCGTCATTATCTTGTGGGCAAGGACGAAGCCACATTGCTCTATATGGCAAATCTTGGCTGCATTGAAATGAACCCCTGGAGCAGTACGGTTAAAAAGCCTGAAAATCCATCGTTTTGTATAATTGACCTTGATCCGGACAAAAATTCGTTTGATCAGGTTGTTGAAGCTGCTCAGGTCACAAAGAGCATATTGGATGATATGGGGGCGACTAGCTATTGCAAAACCAGTGGCTCTACAGGGCTTCATATCTATATACCACTCGGTGGCAAATATACCTACGAACAATCTAAAGAGTTTGCCCGGGTAATTGTCACGCTAGTCCATAATGAGCTTCCTAAATTCACCAGTCTAGAGCGGTCCATAAAAGACCGCAAAGGGAAAATGTATCTTGATTTTTTGCAGAACAGGCCACATGCGACCATTGCAGCCGCATATTCTGTCCGCCCCAAGCCAGGAGCGACAGTGTCTATGCCACTTCATTGGGACGAAGTGAAAAAAGGGTTAAAAATAAGCGATTTTCATATTTTAAACGCGATTGAAAGAATGCAGAGTGAAGGGGATATTTTTAAACCTGTATTGGGAAAAGGGATTAACCTAAAAAGTATAGTGGATAAATATTATAAATAA